One stretch of Euphorbia lathyris chromosome 7, ddEupLath1.1, whole genome shotgun sequence DNA includes these proteins:
- the LOC136236084 gene encoding glycosyltransferase family 92 protein At1g27200, whose protein sequence is MNRRKMAALLFSFISVVLVIYFSLYSSHNPTIYLPEVLFPSPGFSSRNSNIVVSSNLLVQDSGFSPIYYVQGPNFIPTVSILCPDWEVLVIVAPEKDLGDDDDFTCVYPNRVTAPASFSGILPSTNRTTFKCDIPKAARRRTPFYAPVLKRSSDREFPVPWPSSPPEKLIRYKNVVYESFSTEDDVVVFVKGLNNRQGVNRSPAEFNCVFTDGKHTVLTAVTSSIQEVFRCHHPEFQPAGKVKVSIEILEGKKLVPSVAYYTPYRRKIAISQQKHQMCATTMVYNVAKFLREWVTYHSTIGVDKFILYDNQSDDDLQSVVTELNEEGFDIETFLWIWPKTQEAGFSHAALLANNSCKWMMYADVDEFIFSPSWENSTQPDHDMIDSLLKSIEEENLGELSIKCNEFGPSNQQSHPSVGVMQGYNCRRRFDNRHKSIVLLKAIDYSLLNAVHHFQVNRNYTIKKVGLETAVVNHYKYQAWPEFKAKFRRRVSAYVVDWRRTVNPLSQDRAPGLGFEAVEPPGWESKFCEVIDERLKLMTETWFGMKTETGLIRMPWQS, encoded by the coding sequence ATGAATCGCCGCAAAATGGCGGCGCTTCTCTTTTCTTTCATCTCCGTTGTGCTAgtcatctatttctctctttattCATCTCATAATCCTACTATATATCTCCCGGAGGTGCTTTTTCCGTCGCCGGGATTCTCAAGCCGTAACTCAAACATCGTCGTTTCTTCTAATCTTCTTGTACAAGATTCTGGATTTTCCCCAATTTATTACGTTCAGGGACCGAATTTCATTCCTACTGTGTCTATTTTGTGCCCGGATTGGGAAGTTCTTGTCATTGTTGCGCCGGAAAAGGATCTCGGAGATGATGATGATTTCACCTGTGTTTATCCTAATAGAGTAACGGCTCCGGCGAGTTTTTCTGGAATTTTGCCGTCTACTAATCGGACAACATTCAAGTGCGATATTCCTAAAGCTGCTCGGCGGAGGACGCCGTTTTACGCTCCGGTATTGAAAAGATCATCGGATAGGGAATTTCCTGTTCCTTGGCCATCTTCACCGCCGGAAAAGCTGATCAGATATAAAAATGTCGTTTACGAGTCGTTCTCTACGGAAGACGACGTCGTTGTGTTCGTCAAAGGTTTGAATAACCGACAAGGGGTCAACCGGTCACCGGCGGAATTCAATTGcgtgtttaccgacggaaaacaCACCGTTTTAACCGCCGTCACAAGCTCAATTCAGGAGGTTTTCCGATGTCACCACCCGGAATTTCAACCGGCGGGAAAAGTCAAGGTCTCCATTGAAATTTTGGAGGGAAAAAAACTAGTCCCCTCTGTGGCGTACTACACACCCTACAGGCGCAAGATAGCAATCTCACAGCAGAAACACCAAATGTGCGCCACGACGATGGTTTACAATGTCGCTAAATTCTTGAGAGAATGGGTGACGTATCATTCTACAATTGGCGTCGATAAATTCATTTTATACGACAACCAGAGCGACGACGACTTGCAATCCGTCGTAACAGAGCTTAACGAAGAAGGTTTTGACATCGAGACGTTTCTATGGATATGGCCGAAAACTCAAGAAGCGGGGTTCTCACACGCCGCATTACTCGCCAATAATTCCTGTAAATGGATGATGTATGCCGACGTCGACGAATTCATCTTCTCACCATCGTGGGAAAACTCAACCCAACCCGATCACGACATGATCGACTCTTTACTTAAAtcaatagaagaagaaaatctcgGCGAGTTATCGATCAAATGCAACGAGTTCGGCCCATCGAATCAGCAATCCCACCCTTCTGTAGGAGTGATGCAAGGGTACAATTGCCGACGAAGATTCGACAACCGTCACAAATCGATTGTTCTACTAAAAGCAATTGATTACTCGTTGCTTAACGCGGTACACCATTTTCAGGTAAATCGTAATTACACGATAAAGAAAGTGGGATTGGAGACCGCGGTGGTGAATCATTACAAGTATCAAGCTTGGCCGGAGTTTAAGGCGAAGTTTAGAAGAAGGGTTTCGGCTTACGTGGTGGATTGGAGGCGAACAGTGAACCCATTGTCGCAAGATAGGGCACCGGGATTGGGGTTTGAGGCGGTAGAGCCGCCCGGGTGGGAAAGTAAGTTCTGCGAGGTTATCGATGAGAGGTTGAAATTAATGACAGAAACATGGTTTGGTATGAAAACTGAAACAGGATTAATAAGAATGCCATGGCAAagttaa
- the LOC136235003 gene encoding probable serine/threonine-protein kinase PBL21, whose product MRCFACLSSTRNDTKIDIENVSGSGLRSSDSSGSGKKSLSSSGSKKATQSTGAQSFTFRELATATSNFREANLLGEGGFGKVYKGRLDSGQVVAVKQLNQDGIQGFQEFIVEVLMLSLLHHPNLVTLIGYCTAGDQRLLVYEYMQMGSLENHLFDLEPDTEPLSWCSRMKIAVGAARGLEYLHCKANPPVIYRDLKAANILLDSDFNSKLSDFGLAKLGPVGEKTHVSTRVMGTYGYCAPEYAMSGKLTVKSDIYSFGVVMLEIITGRKVIDPGRKRGEQNLVAWSRPFLRDQKKFCQLVDPKLQGHYPNRCLNYAIAVAAMCLHEEAHFRPFIGDIVVALEYLYAQSKGSESKNGCAENDNSPSSLQIKDDIPSPQQPVSWTTSL is encoded by the exons ATGAGGTGCTTTGCTTGCCTTAGTTCGACGAGAAACGATACTAAGATTGATATTGAAAATGTCTCTGGATCTGGGTTGCGATCTTCTGATTCTTCAg GTAGCGGGAAGAAGAGTTTGAGCTCATCTG GCAGTAAGAAAGCTACACAATCCACTGGGGCGCAGAGTTTTACATTCCGTGAACTTGCAACTGCCACCAGCAATTTCCGGGAGGCAAATCTGCTCGGAGAAGGCGGTTTTGGGAAGGTTTACAAAGGCCGGTTAGACTCAGGCCAG GTTGTAGCGGTTAAACAACTTAACCAAGATGGTATTCAAGGCTTTCAGGAATTTATCGTGGAGGTTCTCATGTTAAGCCTCTTACACCATCCGAATCTCGTGACCTTGATCGGCTACTGCACTGCTGGTGATCAAAGACTACTCGTTTACGAATATATGCAAATGGGTAGTCTGGAAAACCATCTTTTCG ATTTGGAGCCTGATACGGAGCCATTGAGTTGGTGCAGTCGGATGAAGATTGCTGTTGGGGCTGCTCGGGGCCTTGAGTACCTACATTGCAAAGCTAATCCGCCTGTTATTTATCGTGACTTGAAGGCAGCAAATATTTTGCTAGACTCGGATTTCAATTCGAAACTATCAGATTTTGGGCTGGCAAAGTTGGGACCTGTTGGTGAAAAGACGCATGTTTCAACCCGTGTAATGGGAACATACGGATACTGTGCTCCGGAGTATGCAATGAGCGGAAAATTGACTGTTAAATCTGATATTTACAGCTTTGGAGTTGTCATGTTGGAGATCATCACTGGGCGAAAAGTAATCGATCCCGGTAGGAAACGAGGAGAGCAGAACCTAGTCGCCTGG TCGCGCCCGTTTCTTCGTGACCAGAAGAAGTTTTGTCAATTGGTTGATCCTAAGTTACAAGGGCACTATCCTAACCGGTGTTTGAACTATGCAATTGCGGTGGCTGCTATGTGTCTTCACGAGGAAGCACATTTCCGCCCTTTTATCGGTGATATAGTTGTCGCCCTTGAATACTTGTATGCACAGAGTAAAGGCTCGGAATCCAAAAACGGTTGTGCAGAAAACGACAACTCACCGTCTTCCTTGCAAATAAAAGATGATATTCCCAGTCCACAACAACCAGTTTCGTGGACTACATCGCTTTAA